GTCCATTGCTCTGAGCTGCACATCtttcttctgaagctgctgagcCTGCAACACAACAAGCGCGGGTGAGGGACCAGTAGAGTTTACAATAGGGACACGGAAAGGTAATAACACAAAAAAGCATGGGCTGCACTGAATGGAGAAAACAAGGGAAATGGTACCTgcacaaaatgtgtgaaaaacTATTTATTACCACAACGGCAAACCATGAATGAGAGAAAAATGCAATGTAAGTGCATTCCCaacacagcagaaaaaaaacaagtctctCAGCGACAAGTctgtcagaaaaacaaaacaagtctcTCAGCGAGACCAGTTTTGTGAAGTGAAggcaggatatatatatatataggccaTTGGGACCTTTTAGTTTTTCAATATTATACAGATAttctaaaacatgaaaaaatgatcaGATGGTTcagtaaattaaaaataaaaattaaaacaacTTGGAATTATTGAAAACCCTCTAAAGCTTTAAATTCAGTTTCGCATGATCTATCATGCACAGTAATTACAACatcatttattatatattttccagtggcagaacaaaacagaagttATTTATACATTGTAATGAACTGCATTCTGACAGTTGGAACTCTCgatttgaattaaataaaaagtatgtgTAAAAATTCACATCAATTCAGCCTGCAAATAAAAAgatattcattcattgttttttttttttttttttacatcattcTCAGTCAGCAAACCACCAGCAACTCCTCAAAGTCTCAGGATGCTGTCTCTCAGTCAGCATACTACTCATAACTCCTCTGCAAATCCATAAAGTATTAAACCTTCATGTCCAATCTTGCTGGATGAAATAGATGAACCCTCAACTCTAAGTATATCTATATGGCGACAAAATCCTTCCTGCAAATAAACTTACAGCACCTGCATCCTCTTAGCATCCACTCACTATTCAGACACAGTGCTGGGACGAATCTTCAGCAGGTTTTCCATAACTCAATCAATGCCAGAGAGAAGATCCATAAGAGACATGTCTGTAAAAGGTTGAAACATATGCCTGTCAAACGGTTGAAGGATTGTAATCCGTTTAGGATTCCAAACAGATACCTGGTAGAGCAAAGCACCTGCACTATATCACTCACCAAATGGCTCAATAGCAGCAGGTTCAAATCTGTCTGACTAAATCGGCAACCAGAAGCAAACATGCCAAAGCATCAAGCCATTCAGCGCTTCATGTCTCGCACTGTAATGACACTCATTCCCATCTGCTTGACTTCACTTAGCTTTGACATGCGAGTGTGAGACAACAGCTGCTTCAGCGACACCCGTTCCCAAACAATGAGCACTTTCCCTCTTGAAGTAGGTGTCTCATAGAACACATGACAGATGAAAGATCTAAAAATTAGTGATGTAGCTCAGGCAACCAATCCGAAGAGTGAATCACGATCAAGACTGGAAACAATgctgcaaataaaaataaatacaaacacagcCATGTTTAAATTCACTCAGTCAACTGTGTTGCCAGCATAAAAAAGGTCGATAACCTGGAGCAAGAATGACTTGGTTGCATTTCATATGACTCTCCCACCATCAAGAGTTGCATATCCGTTTTGTCTCAACTACGTTTGGATTAGGTCCTTTTGTTATTCAAGatctatttgttttcatccagccAATGCTTGTTATGACGGCAAACCACCCGACATGTTTGCATTGCTCCATTCACAGTTGTCTGGCGAAGGGCGGGGCAAACAAATAAACTGACAGGTGTCAGTCAAGAAAACTCCTTTGGCTGGAGAGTAAATCATCaccagtgaaaaacatttgttcaaCTGAGGCAGAGAACATCTTGACAGAAACATAGCACTCCTCAAATGAGCATCTCAGGCAACAGTTGCCGTGGTGTCACGTGGTTTTactttactgaagaaaaaatacaaacccTCAATAGGGACCCTTTAATTTAGAATGTGATGAAATGTCCAGTAACttcaatttcaatattttttattaaaaaaaacagtgcagcAGTGGTCTTGATAAAGAGTCCAACTCGGCCATGAGCAAACCAAGGCCATCGACATATGCAGTGGATTCCAAGATTGAGATTAGACTCCAGTGCTATAGCACTATGTTGGATATTTTGGATAAGAAGATGTTGATTTAACTGTCTGAGAAGTGCACAAGGAATCACAGCCTGGAGCAATACAAAAACTAACTGCCATGTGAATAGAGTCTCCCAATGCTTTGACCTTCAACCCCCACCTgggaataaaaatgtaaactatGAATGCACATAAATTAAAGTTATTTCAAATTCTTAAATGCGTCAAAAAACACTCCAACACGAGTGGAATTGGCATTTCTTCTCCGGAGCTTTTAGCGAGGTAAAGAGGTAAAAatgagtttgttttgtctcaCTCCCCAAAGTGAGTTGACACTTGTAACATGTTTGCACCAGTGAAGCCCTTTTACATTCCCAGCAGCAAGCGCTCATCTTCCACACACCCTCCCGACCTCAAGAGGATATTGAGGTGGTGTTGACCTCCTGAGGATATTTGAAATGAAGGCCTCAAGCCTTCTCCACTTCCATAACATCTGTAGAAAAACTGTGATGCGGATATCTTGTCAGTCAGATGCCAACCTCATTTTCCGATCAAGACGGAAAGTGGCTGGTCATCCACAGTAGCATGCTGCTTAAAATTCACACCACACACCTCCCTTTTTTCACCCTGAAACTTTCTGCATGTTTAAACATCACCATACTCCAAACTGTTACTTATAAGTGTGATGGCATCCCGGAAAGAAGTAAATAAATGGATGTCTCTCAGACAGGAAGCGCTGACATAAACCTTCACCGCAATGAGGCAAAAGCATAAATGACCAAGAATCTTTCAAACTGAAAGAACCTGTAGATGAGTCGCAGATACGCCACGGCTATAATCTCTGCGATAAAAGACAGCAAATCGGATAAAGGGCTGAAATGAAGCGAAATAAGCAGAGGAGTGCAAATAAATGGGAAGCACCAGGCGATTTCTGAGCACCAAGGCAAAGTCAGAGAGGGGCAAAATGGAATACTGTTGCCATCTAGAGTTTGCTGGAAGAACTTGACTAAATCATgaatcatttgaaatgtcatctaTATAGGTGATTTTATAGCATAAAACGAGGAGAACTGACTGAATAAGTGTGTTGCAAATTGCTTTGAAATGTTTAAATTCCCTTGTCAGTCTAGATTTACTTGACAACAAGAAGCGCTGTTACCATGTCAAAATAGACAGGTGCTGAATGGTCCGACACGTTTAAACTATGTATGTCAAATGCCTTCCACTTCACAGGACGGTGGTCGGCCGGCATTTATCCGACTTCCGCCTGATCAAAAAGGATCCAGCGCCTCGTAACTGTGGCCTCCCACGGACAATAGGCGGCCAGTGGCTGAAAGACTGCAGGAATAGCTGCTTGAATACTGTGTGTTCAGGAGATAAACCGCACAAGTTAAAGGGCAGAACAAGATGGAAACCTCTTCATTGTTCTGAAAGTAGAGAGGCATTCATTTTCACATGCTAATTTGATTAATAACCTTTTTATCCTGACACTAAAGCCCATTACCACAtcgcaaaaaaagaaaaatctcctCCTCGCCTTTGCTTCCCTTCTTTCCGTTCTCTTGATCCCTACGTTCATTCAAAGAGGAATCTGCGGAAGATTTGCTATTGCTACAAAGGGCCTTTGACGCGGGAAGCGGCCGGGGTCGAATCATACAGCAGGgaatttgaggggaaaaaaagggaaggGGTTGGGGGGGTGACGTCACACATTTGCCGGTCAACTCTATGCAGCTTCAATCGACAGGAAGTGGCTTTCGACTTTTTGATGCTGTGAttaaaaagattaaaataaGAATTAAATATCTTGCTTTAAGTTAATAGTATTAACAGTTACGCAGTAttgattcaagaaaaaaaattatatatatataatttctctCCTCCATGCTCTGCACTAAACATGGTGTCTTCACACCACCACTTTCCATTTCAACCTGAAACTTTCAGAAAGCTTTCACCAACCTTAACGTCGACTCAGCTGTCGACTTGTATTTCTCATCCCTGCAAGTCCCCTCATGTTTTCAAGGAAATAGTGCAGTGCTGTCATCTCATTAAACTTCTGAGGCTCTTTTTTCGGTTTCACTTCATGTCACGAATTTCAGCGAGGTGCCACTCACCTAACTGGCAGTGAGCCAGTGGAGAAGCCCAAACAATTTCctcacattttcagcattggAATAGCAGCTATAGATGGAGTATGAGCAAAATTGTTGAACGCTAGGACGCAGTGATCAAAAGTTATTATGATTATATGAAGAAGAACACCACATTCCCAGTTGCTTTGTTAAAACACAGAGTATTGAGTAAAAGATCCCATCAGTTTATCAagaatagatttttaaaaatcacttttCATGCTGAATTTTTTTACCATGGTGAAAGGATAAGGTCTATTGTTCTACTTCTGGCATCTACTTGTTTCAACTCAGTCTAGAAAGATCGGGAGAGCCTCTCATTCCCTCCATCACTGTGAATTTCTCTTGCAATATTCATGTCCTAGATGCCGTTTATCTAAATAATTCCTGTTAATAATATTCCAAGTGCAACAAGCTCAGTGGGGCAGCGGGTGGCTTTAGGAGCGTGTTAACACAGACACAGAATAGGGAGGAGAGGGAACTGACAGTACATTTATTAGCTCATTAGTTTTTCTTAAAAGCATCACCAGAGCATtgcatatgaaaaaaataaatgcatcactGCGTTCATGTCATTGAAATGGGTGGACTAGATCATGATGCAACACGAATGTGACTAACTTCTTACAGCTTTTGTTGCATCactctgtttttctttggtttGCTCAAGCATTTCATCATATTCCTTCTTAAATATTATGTTTAGTTTTTACTCAGGAGACGAATTCCAGGCAGATGCATATTCACATAATGTTTTGAAGAGCTTCTATTCGGAGAAGGCAAGCAAAGGGAAAAGAAAATCGAatttcagcagcagcaactggaCGTTCTGCTGACATGCTCCCTTCAGCCTATTCACAGTAGGAGTATGCTGAAGGAGATAAGATGCATGCTATAGCTCGGGTTCACATCACATGAGGCTGATGTGGAGGCTCACAACTCAGCAACTGCTCCTATCTCCAGCGCCAGCAGCCTCTCAGGTTGCAATTTACCAATCCCAACAGCGTTGGTGACACAATGCCTTGCTTGGGAATGAGGAAGAGCAAAAGAGAAAGGGAtgatggatgaagaggaggggaaGGAAAAATCAAGCTGAAAGGTGAATGAGGGAGAAGGTGCAGGGGAGAACAAGGACTTGTGTGCGAAGACGGAGAGGTCCAAATGGAATTTCCAATTGCAAGGGCCATGTTGATTTAGAAGCACTAAATTGTAAGCCAAGATCATTCTGAAGAGAAAATGAATAACAGTGAAAATAAACCTCGGATTAAAGGATAGAACTCGACTGTTCTTACTCATTCTTGCACATTTGCCAAACTACAATCTTTCACAGTTTAATTTTCATGccacagaaaaataacaaatgtCACAGCAATAGCTGCAAGAACAAAAGATAAACTCAACAAAATGATGTTCCCTTTTATCATGAAATTCAGACTTCATAATAATGTACTCTAAGATAACATGACACAAAATATCTAATGTTCGTGAGTGTGCATACCAGTGCTTTGGTCTTCTCAGCTTCTTCACGCTCGTGCTGTTTTCTCCTGCGTATGTCCTTCATCATCTCTTCTCtcatctgctgcttctctttctcAGCTTTTTTATCCAGCTCCTCATTCAAGGTGTTCTGCTGCCACTCATTCCTAAGCGAACATGGAAACTGATATACACTTTTTcgccaaaacaaacatttggacAATAAGCGATTGCCATTATCACTGAAGATTTCTaactacagtggcacctcggttttcgaacgtcccgaaatttagagatttttttgcttcggatttccaaCGAAAacccagaacttgaacgcccccaaaaaaagccaaaagaaaacgtaactaacgtgcgcggaccgatcagctgacccacgacgcgctgtgttattgtgtataacgcagcctctgcatgcagacgtgtcccgttagctacatttactgactgttttttctgcatattgaggtgtaaaacctttcctgtctccacactggaccctggtaaagtgtcacaggggaggtgcagggtttgatgtcctgttgtgggctggagctgggacagggatgaggcgagtctgggacagagcgtgacttggtttatgactttgtcacagccaaactgcacagaagcgcacattcagagctggacacgcaccgggcacctcttcccttctggagagacgtcactcactcggcaacccctcccacatgcagcggccacacacatagaggaacagccacctgcagcagacactctacattcactcctacaaaagactattttaaggcttggaacgcattgtttctttttccattcattgtaataggaaaaatcgattcagatttagaacaagTCGCTTcttgaacagccgtctggaacggattgtggtcgagaaccgaggcaccactctACTTTTCTAAGTCCTTGAATAAACTGTAAGTGTGTAAATGCAATTATTAATGTTGCTTCCCTTCCCTTGTTTCAACAGAAACAGTGGTTTTACtgttaaaaacatttctgacagaGGATCTGATCAAAATTTTTGTAGAATTTCTGAAGTCCTTTCCCATTCGATGCAGAATGACCACTGTCCTCACTTTCATTTACCGGTAAACCGCTGTCTATTCATAATGCAGTACTCTAATAATCCAGCAGAGGACAGCAAACTCGCATGAATTTCGATTAGATTAGGCAAAATCTCATTGAACAGTTACAACCGCAAGCACTTTCATAATTTTGATGGTGACAAACAGACTAGAGTTTGAAGGCATTTACAACTCTCTATTCAGCACCCTGCTGCATCTCTTTAATAAACAAGCGACACATCTTCCACTCACCTCCTCTGTTCTCCTTTAGACTCAGATTTACTGCTAGACTTTGGGTCGGGTGTCTTCGGTTTGGAGTGCGAGGTGTTAGAGGAGCCTACATGGGAAGAAAAGAAGGTTCTTATGAAGGTTTTTAGAAGGTTTTTATGCCATTACATGGGCTGTAAGTCACCACTTACCAGAACAGCCTTCAACCTCTGAGCCCTCGACACAACACAGATTTCCTTAGGTTCAATAAGGTTATATTTTCTCTTAAAGTGCCTTTATTACGTGACTCAATGTGACAATGACGTGGAGGGTACTGGCATCTTATCTTGTCTAGTCTGTGAATAGAGCTAGAAAAAGATAAAGACGCTTAAATCAATtttctgtggtttgtttttttcagaatgGGAGATgtcaagatgattttttttattatttccagGTATTTTGAGGTAGTCCAGGGAGGACTGAGCAGCTTAGTGGTGTCTCTATCACAGACAATTGCAGTGTGGTTTTGAGTGTTACAGCCCGGGACTGTTTGCTATATTGagaaccaccaccaccaaccaGCTGCAGCCACCTGATGTTGGGAGCCTTTAAAGTCACCCGTATTCCTGAGCGTCAGCCGCTTTGTGTAGCAGTTGCTTTACTTTCACAGACTAGTTTGATTCTGTTtcttctgttgtgttgtgttgacctTCCTTATTGAATCTGTGatcattttgttgtattttctgTCAAATATTTTGTGACACTTCTCTCaattattcaattttattttccctGTTCCCAAGCATGGACATAACAATGAGACTCGCCCTAAAATAAAAACCTAAAACTAGCATTCGGACTGGAATAAACCCCATTGTGCAAGTACATTTCCAATCTATGAAACATTGCAACACCACTCTCTATCTCACTCCTCAGCAAACTCACTGCCGCAGCTGTGAGCGTTTAACGCATCTATCTGTCAATAAGACAGTTGTTTTCTGCTATcaaatgtggtttttttttcgcACCAACCATCATAGCTCTGAACCATGAGCAGGGTTACACATACAAAACTGTTGCGTTGCGAGTGTAGAAGTGCTTTCACTTGTCAACATTTATCTGTCAAATGCTAAGCTGCATATTGTTTCTAATCTGTATTCATTGAATGGGTTCGGTCTCAGTGTGTttgggttgttgttgttgatccaAATATGACTTTTCAAGTGTGTATCCTCGAAGGTTGTGCGGGCGGTTTGGTTCTACTCTGCAGACTGACACCAAGCCACAAACGCCAGACAAATTCTTCATGCAGACACTTCCAAATGGCTCAGTGTGTGCGGATGTGAAGTTTACCCAGGTCCACCTGAGGGCTGGCTGACAGAGAGGAACGTCCAGGAGGAACGTTCGCGTCTCCCCTCATCCTCTGAAGGacatcttcagacagctgaaagatgaaaacacacacttgaGGCCACACATTCAGAGGAACGCAAAGCAAGAATCGCTTGCTGAAGAGTGCTAGCTACATTAGCATTACCTTGATACCGCGCAGAATTCTGACTCTGTCCTCGTCGTCGACACCGTAAGAGACCTTTCTTGTCCTGCTCTCTCCGACACCCATGTTTCCTGTAATTCGTACGCGCGtgtgtttctttatttcatgGACTTATGGGACTTGACAGAAACGAACACTTCCCTGCAGCTCAATGACGGAGCCTCTGACGGATGGGACTGGGGTTGCCAGACACTGGATGCGTATCCCCCATTCCCAGCTCTCGTTCACGACTTCTTCTGACGTTAGCGATTATTAAAAACGAGCGACAGAAACCGAAATATACATTTAGtttgattgaaaaacaaattaaaacaaattattgaCTCTGTGTCGTGatacatgttttcatcatttgcGTTTCACTTCGCCGTGGCAaccttcatttcatattttcacaGCAGTTCCAGAATGAATGGAACTTTTAAAGAATGGAATTGTAATGGAAGTTGATAAACAAAAGAGACAAAGAGACATTGTGAATTAAAATCTCATTGTGACTCAGACTCCCCTGAATGATTTGCTGTAGATAACAGTCACCATCATTTTGGTTTTATTCCCTGCGTAAAACAGTGTTCAAACAGAACTAGGTCAAATAGTTTTTGAGAGTTTCtgaaatgacacaaattcaTCGGTTATTTATGGTGAAAACATCGCACCTCGGTTCCTGCATCCGAGTGCATTGAATGCCAACTATGTTGGCACAATACAGAAGAAACACCGACACAAGCAGATCTGACTtgagtttgctctccagaaCCACCATCCAAAATAGATACAGATGACTTTAAGAGAtgagtttgctctccagaaCCACCATCCAAAATAGATACAGATAACTTTAAGAGATGACTTTATCATGTTTGTACATCTGTGAAAGGATGTGAGTCGAATGAGGGATCACAAAATGATTTGGTAGAGTAGGTTTTATGGGGCAAGTCCAGTGCAGTGAAACTCGATGACTTAAGAAACAAGCGAAACAGTACTGTAGGTTACATTCCAGGTGAAGAGGTGGAAGTGACTGACTGGTGTGATGCCAGATGTGTGAAGACAGAAGTTTAGACGGTGGGTAAGTGCAGAGAGAGTCGTGGCTGTGATGATGCCGTGCAGAGAATGTGAGATCGGGAGTGTTGAGGAGGTGAGGGTTGAGAGAGTGTGACCGTTGAGTGAAAGAGTAATTGTGCTGAGAAGGCCGGGAGCGAAAGACGGTGGCGAGACAATGACGGATGAGACCGAGGCGACTAAGTGACCAGCGTGCAACAGCAGTTGGAAGAGTGCGTGTGAGTTGAGTGGGGCAGTTTAGAGAGTCAGGgttgacagagtgatggagtggGAGCAAGACGGTTTGAGGGAGATAGGACGAGTGTTTTGAGAGTGAGACAAAGAGTGCGAAAATATTAAGGAAAAGAATTACAAAGGAGGAGAATGTGTATTGTTTGACAAAGACTATTCTGTGATCCAGCTTCACTGcgatttacatatttattaagTCATAATCATGGCAGCAACATATGAAAACACcctctttcttttgttccaGCCTCTCATTTGTGTGATTCCCTGTGACCCCAGATCATTGTGAGCCATGTATTTTAGcagtacatttcattttaaatattgctAGTGCGATGATCTCAAacagacagcagatggcagtaacgCTACAAGGTTCCACTAACATGcgacagacaggaagaagagGCCGCTCTGCAGGGAACAAGCGAGAAACCCCCCAAGATTTTGTCACCACAATCACATCTAAGTTGATTTAGTAGCGCATAGTTTGGCTTCATTCAGTAACTTTCTGCCTGCTTTAACTAGTGCTAGTCAACTTGACACTGTTTGTCAATCCAAACAGTATTAAAGTGACTGTTTTCAAATGGAAGCATTGACATATTCGAACCCACACAagttccatatatatatatacacacacagacagatggactgaggttcacatcccactgtcgAGTACGATCCAGGATTCTGGAGTGTTTGAGTGGATGCTGAACGCAGGGTAAAGTGGCTCTCGAAAgacagctctgaatgtgtgcagGTGCTCTCTGCGACCTTTGGTGCTGTGGAAAGACAAACTTCCTCCCTCATAGTCCAGCGCCACCTCAATCCTCTGCGGCGGCGCCCTTATCTCCCCCAGGGCCACGTTACAGGAGGCCTGACACACCGTCAGCTTGTTGTTTTTCCACTGAATGCGCCAGGACACCGAGTTGTGTCCCAGACGACTGTGGTCTCCGCGGCGAGGGATGCTCCTGTAGCACATGCCGACGGACCACATGCTTTTCGCTCCCACTTCCACCACCCAAATGTGCTCTCCGCCCAGGATCCCCTGGCTGCACAGAACCTGGGGTGCACTCGTGAAACGCTCGGCGTGATCGGggtgctgctgttttgtggcACTGTACTTGACCGAGCGCAGATCACTGGAGACCATCAAACTGGGGTGAGCAGTGGCGACGTCGAAGGTCAGCTCCAGTGGGTTGAGGAGGATGCAGAGGGAGTCCAGGAGGAGGGTCATCTCAGATCGGAAGTCTTTGGTCCTGAGGTCCATCTGCAGACGGCTGGTGTTGAGGGGAACCTTGGATGGGATGTTGGATTGAATGCTGCCTGAGACCACTCCCCTCACTTTTGGTTCAATCTGCATGAACCTGTGGAgcagacacatttattttaacaaataaaatgttgagGTCAATAAAAGAGCCTGCACGGAAGttgtttaaaatggaaaaaactCGGGAATTTCAGAGGCATATATGCAGGCTTGGGTTTATGAAAGGTCATTTTATAGCAGCTTCTCATTGGAGTATATGTACAATGAATAACTTAAGATGTGTCCAGACTTTCGGTATGTAGAAAGTACCGATGGGCTGACGGTAGTTGGTGGCGCCCtccgtttaaaaatgatgtgaggtttcattgaaatgtttgttcaatTGTAGAGcagggagcgccatctagtgggctctgaaagtgagcgcactgtttcatgaagcctcacttgcCCATCACTGACACCAAGTCCTTTTTTGTAAAACTGAAATCTTGTGAAAATCATTCCGAAGGAAGCACCTGTTAATGAAGTCCCAAGGGTCTTCCACGCTGAGGACCTCTGTTGTGCTTTGTTGCGCCTCCtgcagttgctgctgctgctcctccagcacaCTCAGTCCGAGCTGCCAGCTCTTCCTGCGCTGAcctcgctcctcctccagcactgtaCTCAGCTTTTCCTTGTACCTGAACACCATCGGAGCACTTAGTTATCAAAGTATCTTCCCACAAATGTTGCGCTGGCTTTCAAAAACACCCCTGTTTTTCTCAACGTGTATCTGGGAATTAAATTATTGGAGTTTTTAATGCGTTGCGAGTGTCAGAACTCGGAAAAATAAACCTTTGGCAGCGTAAATTATTGGGAACTGAATTTCCAATTCTTCAGGTAAATAAGTGTCTGAACCATTCGAAGCTTTTTAGATGTAGCGAGACCATTATTTGGAGGCCGCACTGAGTGTAGTACATTGCTGGTGGAGGTCCAATGTTTACAAAATAGTCATTCATTGCTCCACACTGCCCTTTTCAGTCAAGCCTCGTGCCTCTTGTGTTGTTGGAAATTTCCAGTATGTGGTATCTTCCAGGCTGCCACTGTCCTTTCCTCCTCTTGTCTTTTATTGTCCTTTGCTCTTTCGTTCTTTTCGGTTCTTTTCCGCTTTATTTCGAGTTGTTGAACTAGTTCTTCCTCGTCCATGCCCTGCCAGCCAGCCATGGCGTCTTGTGCTGTTATGCAAGAGACTAATGGACCGTGTTTGTTACACAATCCACGATGTCTGTCAACATATTCATCATACAGTATGTGCTATGAACATgactttcttttgtttccaAGTCTTCCTGCCTGGCACATCTGGCACCAGTAGCGCTGCACATGTTCTGCTGTCATTCGGGTGGTTGGTCATGTCAGACTTCTTTAGTTCATCTGGAACTGGAGACCTGTTTCCATGTCAACATGTCGTCTTTGCCATGCTGCCTGTTGCATTTAAGCCAGCAAATATCATGATGTCGGTGAAAGCTGCGTGTAAACCCCTGGTGTTTGGCAGTGTTTCTGGTTGATAGACGCTGTTGTACACctgataaagtaaaaaaaaaaagcagttttttGTGTCACTGAAGAGCAAGATTGCAGTGGAACAGGCTCACACGGAGGACAAACTGCTGACAGACAGGCAGTGAGAAGAGAAATAATCTGATCCTGAGTTGGTAGTTGGCCGGCGGGAGTGGCTTCAGAGCTGAGTACACCTGGTTTGGCCTCTACAACAGTGGCATTTAAAGCTCAGCAAAGCATCTGATAAAGCCGTCCTGGTTCATCGAAGATTACCGAACCGTGCTGCAAGCTGGTTCTGTTGCATAAGAAAGTCTCGTGGCCGCTGCATGTTTTTTAGCGATTGTTACCTGTCGACGAGGCCGGCGATGCGCTCCATGATTGTGACAGCCTTGTCGATCATCTTGTCCCCGACGGCTTCACAggttctctgctcctccacagtctTCTTCAGGAGACTCTCTGTCAGCTGCAGCTTGCCAGACACCACCTGGAACACCGATGTGGTGGAACTAAATAAACATTTCGTTGTAGTCGTATCGGCTTCCGACCTCATCTTTGACTAGTCGCAAAGATGATGACGTGGTGGAGGGAAAACGTACCTTGCTGCGGGTCTGGAGCGCCCGtctcatctcctcctcagccGCACTGAAGGTCAGCACGTCGTGATTGTGGTGGTAGCCTTCCTTCAAGCACGTGCCACACAGAGGGGCCATGTCACTGGAGCAGAAATACTCAAGTGGACGCTGATGCACTTGGCATCCCTTTATCCCCAGCTCCTGCTGAGGTGCCACCAAAATATGATCCCTAAAAGCCGCCTTCTCG
This portion of the Synchiropus splendidus isolate RoL2022-P1 chromosome 18, RoL_Sspl_1.0, whole genome shotgun sequence genome encodes:
- the LOC128749413 gene encoding MICOS complex subunit mic25a-like, which gives rise to MGVGESRTRKVSYGVDDEDRVRILRGIKLSEDVLQRMRGDANVPPGRSSLSASPQVDLGSSNTSHSKPKTPDPKSSSKSESKGEQRRNEWQQNTLNEELDKKAEKEKQQMREEMMKDIRRRKQHEREEAEKTKALAQQLQKKDVQLRAMDAFYKEQLAKLEKKNLSRYEQSKEEFHEAASKAEANVSVCNTTPVCVGLQAQILSCYKENSHQTLRCSDLAKEYMRCIDNAKKTLLANHG
- the LOC128749470 gene encoding E3 ubiquitin/ISG15 ligase TRIM25-like isoform X1; its protein translation is MSLSKPVDLLALELSCAICFQLYLDPVALPCGHSYCRACLLQTSATLDGGKTPPRCPECRSEFEGFSTLPRNFKLSNIIQGYLASAPELARLTEEVQEGAAFCDHCIDEPALAVQACLNCEVPLCSRHLQRHNEKAAFRDHILVAPQQELGIKGCQVHQRPLEYFCSSDMAPLCGTCLKEGYHHNHDVLTFSAAEEEMRRALQTRSKVVSGKLQLTESLLKKTVEEQRTCEAVGDKMIDKAVTIMERIAGLVDRYKEKLSTVLEEERGQRRKSWQLGLSVLEEQQQQLQEAQQSTTEVLSVEDPWDFINRFMQIEPKVRGVVSGSIQSNIPSKVPLNTSRLQMDLRTKDFRSEMTLLLDSLCILLNPLELTFDVATAHPSLMVSSDLRSVKYSATKQQHPDHAERFTSAPQVLCSQGILGGEHIWVVEVGAKSMWSVGMCYRSIPRRGDHSRLGHNSVSWRIQWKNNKLTVCQASCNVALGEIRAPPQRIEVALDYEGGSLSFHSTKGRREHLHTFRAVFREPLYPAFSIHSNTPESWIVLDSGM
- the LOC128749470 gene encoding E3 ubiquitin/ISG15 ligase TRIM25-like isoform X2, which encodes MSLSKPVDLLALELSCAICFQLYLDPVALPCGHSYCRACLLQTSATLDGGKTPPRCPECRSEFEGFSTLPRNFKLSNIIQGYLASAPELARLTEEVQEGAAFCDHCIDEPALAVQACLNCEVPLCSRHLQRHNEKAAFRDHILVAPQQELGIKGCQVHQRPLEYFCSSDMAPLCGTCLKEGYHHNHDVLTFSAAEEEMRRALQTRSKVVSGKLQLTESLLKKTVEEQRTCEAVGDKMIDKAVTIMERIAGLVDRFMQIEPKVRGVVSGSIQSNIPSKVPLNTSRLQMDLRTKDFRSEMTLLLDSLCILLNPLELTFDVATAHPSLMVSSDLRSVKYSATKQQHPDHAERFTSAPQVLCSQGILGGEHIWVVEVGAKSMWSVGMCYRSIPRRGDHSRLGHNSVSWRIQWKNNKLTVCQASCNVALGEIRAPPQRIEVALDYEGGSLSFHSTKGRREHLHTFRAVFREPLYPAFSIHSNTPESWIVLDSGM